The genome window TGAGTGTGTGGGTTTTTCCGAGCTTTTTTATAATGGCTTCACGTGCTTCACGTACTGAGATTGTTCCAAATTTAAGATGAGCAGATAGGCCAGTTGTTGCCTCACGTGCGGGGATATTACGTTCTTTGTCATAGAGCCTGAAAGTACTCAAACGCTTAAAAATATTAAGTGCTTTTGATCTTCCGCCATGAACAGAAATAGAATCATTTTCTTGAGCCAAAAACTTTGTGTATATGCTTTTGCCTTGGCTACCTGCAAGACTACCGGTAAAAAAATTGCTGAAGCGGTGTTGGGTTGGGAGCGCAACTGCATGTTTTGAAGCATTTTTATAGAAAGGTGTAAAAATGGTGTAAGGCTGTTTGTTTTTTTTGAGTGCTTGGTCAGGCTCAAGTAAAAGTAAATCGGGACTGCTCACAAAAGCTGCTTTGTTTTTTTTACACGCACGTTTGATGCTGTTATCACGACGTTTGCCGTATGGTGTGTAGTCATGGTTAACAAAAACTGCATCAATTTTTTCTTTTTTAATGAGTCCCGAGACAACGGTTTCAGGATTGCCATAAAATAGATAAAGTTTTGCTTTTTTCTTTTTGAGTTGGCCCTCAAGATCCTGTAAAGATTCTATCATAAATTGAATAGCATTGAGTGATCGGTATTTGTTTTTGTCAGTTACCTGCTCGGGGGTAAAAATGAAAATGGGGACTACTTTTTCTGAGGTGGTATGTGCGGTGATGAGTCCGGTATTGTCGTTCAGTCGTAGATCACGCCGAAAAATAAACAGAGATTTTTTGTACTCTTTTGTCATAACCAGCATCCTTGCTTAAAGCTTGACCAATGAATGTGTGTAGTGCTATAACACAAATGTATTTTACAAATTGGCGACGATTTATCCGTGAAGGGAAATTTCATGTACAGTTCCACCAGAAAAAGAGTTTTGCATGGTATTTTTTGCCATGTAAAGATTCTTGTTAGCCTGTCTTTAATTATTTCCTGTTGTTTGCATCTGAGTGCAACGCCACTGGTTAATGTTTACGATACCGCCATCATTCATACGGCACGTGGTACTGACAAGTTTTATAAAAAATTTGATAAAGGGCACTTACGCTTGCATCTTTCTCCTTTTTATCAGCATGCTAACACAGCTCGTGATGTCTGCAATAAAAAAGTGCAGCTTCACGATCGATGCGGAAAATGGAATTTGCTTGCCATCCTTTTTGATGCGGAAAAAGCAGCACCGACCAATAAACCATTTAGCGAAGAAAATTATGAACAGTTATGGTCAGCTAATAGTGCATTGCAAGGGAATACACTTGAGCCAAGCACGTTGGAGGAAGATCGATTTAATTTCACCAAAGAGAACGAGTTTAAAAAAGAAGTTGCTGAATACAACTATGGTACCTATACCGATGTTAAAGGCTCGTATGAAAAGCTTGGTCTTCGTGCGCAAATTAATTTTGATTTTGGTGGAGGGTTTGGTACAGCCATACGCGCAGGGTTTGTCGACATCAGGCAGAAGGCCAGTGACTATATAGTCAATGAGGGCGTGCAGCGAGGTAAGGGCATTGGAAGTGTTGAAGGTGCTCCGTCTCAAAATGAAGCAGCATTTGGTCCCGTTTTTTTTGATAATCTTGTCAGTGCAAATGCGCGCACCAAAATTGCCAACGAGCTGGGCATTGATTTGAGCGAGTTTTGTGACTCAATGCTTGAGGACGTGCACGTACAACTTTATTGGAATGTACCGATTAAACTGTGTGAGCGCGAAGAAGTGCCGGTGCTTGTTGTACCGCATATTTCTTTGGGTGCATGGATCCCATCGGGCAATGATGTAAAGCCTCACAGGCGCTTTAGTGTGCCATCAGGCAACAACAACTTTTGGGGAATAACGCTTGAAGGTGCGCTTAATTTTGAGTTTCCAACGTTGGGAACTGACCAGATTTTACAGTTGAGTTTGGGTGCTGGTGCAGTTTTTTCCGAAACTAAAGATCTCAAGGCGCAACGTGTGCCAACAAGTATTTATCAGGAAGGCCTGATCCCGTGGACAACGGATATCAAGCGCCGCCCAGGACACTTATGGTATGCTAACGCATCACTCAAAGCAGAATATTTTTCAGGCAATTTGATGTTTTATTTTGATTACATCTATACGCAGCATCTTAAAGATCACATTAATTTGCTCTGTAGCAGAACAACGTGCGAGATTATTCCATGCCCAACAAGTTGTGAGTCAAGCGAAAGTAGTTCAAGCTCGACCAATACCAGTTGTAGTAGCAATACATGTGTGCAAAACTGCACTCAAACTTGTTTCCAGAGTTGTGAGATTAAAAAGATACTGAAGTGTACGACAACGACATTAACCAAGGCTGCCCAAGACTGTTTCCAAAAAGGTGTTTGCAAGTTGGAAGATGAATCGTGTTGGAAGAATCAGCAAATTAATTTTGGGCTTACATACAAGATTGCATCCTGTTTGACGCTTGGTGGTATGGTGCAGGCGCACATTAGTGGACGTAAAGTTTTGCGTCCGGTCACCGTGCTTGGTCACATTCAGTTTAGCTACTAAAACGCTTCACCCAGCGTGAGGTGCCAACCAATGCGTTCTTCTTTTTGCTCAAGGCGTGATTTCCATTTGAGTGCAAGGTCAAAGCGCAGGGGGCCAATCGGTGTTTTATAACGCAGGCCAATGCCGCTTGATGGGAACCACTTTTTTCCAAAGCCACTCAACCCAGTTTGGCTCAAAATGCCAAGATCTTGAAAGAGTACTGCCCCAAATGACTTGTAGATGGGAAAGCGTAGTTCCCCATTGATATTAAGCATTGAGCTGCCACCTTGAATAGTATATTGTTTGCATGTTTTGCCGTCTTTGACGCAGGTTTGTACTCCCAGTGGGGGTAGGCCATCAAGTTCGTAGCCACGCACAGAGTGTGGGCCACCAAGGTAGAAACGCTCTACAGGCATAACTTGTGTGAATTTTGACCGAAAAATATGGCCAAACTTGATGCGGCCGGCAGCAATAATGTGACGGTAGATTGGATGAAAAAAGGCATGTTCGGCAATCAGTTTTGCGGTAAAGATGCCAGAACTTTCAGGAATCATGCATTTGAGTGATGCGTTGCTGAAAGTGCCGCTTGTTGTATTGAAGCGGTCATCAAGTTTATCCACGATCAGTGACGGTGCAACGTAAAAGTGTGGCAGCATTTTGTCTATTAGGCGCTGGTCAAAGTTGAGCTGACCACGAACACGCGTTGTTTTAATCCATTCATTACCCGCAATAACACTCCAATGGTAGTGTTGTTTGTACTGATCAGAAAGGGACATGCCAAAGCCTGCTTGCAGCGCTTCATAAGCAGCATCGCCGCCGCCAATTTTGACAGGGTGGATGTATTTGTTTGCATAGGCATTAATGCGCCCCATGCTGTCTATGCCGAGTGGTGTTGGTTGTTGGTATTCAGCATTGAATCGTTGCTCAAAAAAGGTTAAATCGACGTTGAATGATAATTTGTCAGCATGATTTGTTGGATTTTTGAATATAAGTGAGGTGCCAAATTTTGGGGTATGTTGTTGTTTGAATTGAAAATTATGACTTGTTAAGAAATAGCCAACACGAAAACGTAATTCGGTTGGTTCGTCGTCAACAACATTGAGCAAGACCGTTTTTTTGCCTGTTGGCTTTGAAAGGTTTGCTGGGGTTAGTTGAATTGATTTGAAGACATCAAGGCTTTTGAGCCGCTTACGTGTAAGGTCAAGTTTTTGTCGATTCCAAAGATCGCCTTCCTTAAACTTGAGTTGTGCTCGTAAGTGTTTGAAAGGGATTGTCGTATTGCCTCGTACGACGACTTTGCCGATACAGACCTGTTTGCCTGGTTTTATGTGCCACCGCACAAATATTTTGCGTTGCTCGGGGGGGGTAGCGCCTGGCAGATTTATGGGAAAGTCTTGAACGGGGAGTTGCACCAGTTCGGGCTGAATCTCTGCATACCAGTAGCCTTGCCTATGGAAATAATCAAGTAAAAATGAGCGCTGTTCATGTAACCATCCAAAGTGAAATGGAATGAGTTGGTTATATTTTGAGAGTTTATATTTCTTGAAAAAATCACATCCTTCAAGTTCTTTGAATGGTTCAATTTCAAATCCGGCCCAAAAACGTTGTATGCCCTTGTCTATCAAAAGTTTGAGTGTATATGTTTGTGTAAGGTGGTTTTTAACAAATCGCTTTTCGATAGTTGTAAAATCCCAGTAGCCATGTGCGAGGTAATAATTTTGCAGCTTTTCAAGGTAATGGTCGAGGTTGTCTTGGTCAAAGATTTTGTTTTTTAATTGTTGGGCAAAGGGCAGCTCTACTTTCTCGGGCAAATGTGTTGCAGCATCGATAAGTTCGATGTGTTCGATAATTGTTGGTTCTTGCTCATCGATGATGATGTGATGGCCAATTTTGCCTACTGGCTCATGACTAAGGTTAACGTGCCAATAACCTTTTTTATAATATTCGTATGCCAGTTGCTCGGTTATGATCTCAGGCAAGAAAAGCCAATCAGGCTGGTCGGGGTCAAGTAGTTCCTGCTTGATGAACTGATCTGAAAATGCATCGTTGCCTTCAAGGGTAAGTATTTTTCGTTTACCAAGTGCGATTTCAAAAGTGAGATCAAGCTTGTTTTTGTTTCCAAAGTTTTTATGCAGGGTGATGCGTGGGTTGAGAAAGTTTTTTTTGCGTATAAAATCTTTCATTTTTCTAACATACTTTTTGACGCGTGTGTTTGAGTAATAACCGTGTCTAAAGTACTTGCCAAATTTTCGATCGAGTGTTTTTCCCAGGCTTGCAATGTCGTGGTTGTGCTCGTCTGAAAGGTGTTTATTGAGATCGGCGATGGTGAAGTGTACGTGCTCAAAGCTATATCGCTTGTTCCTGTTGAGTGTCAGCTTTGTGGTGATAGTTTTACGTTTTTTTTCATAGATAAGCTCATCGTCAATTGTGCAATCAAAAT of Campylobacterota bacterium contains these proteins:
- a CDS encoding deoxyribodipyrimidine photo-lyase; this translates as MTKEYKKSLFIFRRDLRLNDNTGLITAHTTSEKVVPIFIFTPEQVTDKNKYRSLNAIQFMIESLQDLEGQLKKKKAKLYLFYGNPETVVSGLIKKEKIDAVFVNHDYTPYGKRRDNSIKRACKKNKAAFVSSPDLLLLEPDQALKKNKQPYTIFTPFYKNASKHAVALPTQHRFSNFFTGSLAGSQGKSIYTKFLAQENDSISVHGGRSKALNIFKRLSTFRLYDKERNIPAREATTGLSAHLKFGTISVREAREAIIKKLGKTHTLIKQLYWRDFFTHIAFHFPHVFGHAFHKKYDKLAWKNSKKLFHAWQQGKTGYPLVDAGMRQLAQTGFMHNRVRMVVASFLVKDLHIDWRWGEKHFAQLLVDYDPSVNNGNWQWAASTGCDAQPYFRIFSPWLQQKKFDHDCKYIKTWVEELKNVEPKYIHNWDKYHDDFEGDYPAPIVEHGAASTHAKSMYKKRS
- a CDS encoding BamA/TamA family outer membrane protein, which codes for MTSYRFICLIFFLTMLTSNMHAAGVDLKDLVSAPAQAGTTHSMYITKITFESDVPFTEDEFFYLTRLKTNSFITKRHLVYAYRQLMAKQRFTSVHVQEDEYQTGKHLHFILTGNWIFKKLQIHGVIFGKQDYATLYMLQPGEIFDATLHEQSLKSIIKTLHDQGYFDCTIDDELIYEKKRKTITTKLTLNRNKRYSFEHVHFTIADLNKHLSDEHNHDIASLGKTLDRKFGKYFRHGYYSNTRVKKYVRKMKDFIRKKNFLNPRITLHKNFGNKNKLDLTFEIALGKRKILTLEGNDAFSDQFIKQELLDPDQPDWLFLPEIITEQLAYEYYKKGYWHVNLSHEPVGKIGHHIIIDEQEPTIIEHIELIDAATHLPEKVELPFAQQLKNKIFDQDNLDHYLEKLQNYYLAHGYWDFTTIEKRFVKNHLTQTYTLKLLIDKGIQRFWAGFEIEPFKELEGCDFFKKYKLSKYNQLIPFHFGWLHEQRSFLLDYFHRQGYWYAEIQPELVQLPVQDFPINLPGATPPEQRKIFVRWHIKPGKQVCIGKVVVRGNTTIPFKHLRAQLKFKEGDLWNRQKLDLTRKRLKSLDVFKSIQLTPANLSKPTGKKTVLLNVVDDEPTELRFRVGYFLTSHNFQFKQQHTPKFGTSLIFKNPTNHADKLSFNVDLTFFEQRFNAEYQQPTPLGIDSMGRINAYANKYIHPVKIGGGDAAYEALQAGFGMSLSDQYKQHYHWSVIAGNEWIKTTRVRGQLNFDQRLIDKMLPHFYVAPSLIVDKLDDRFNTTSGTFSNASLKCMIPESSGIFTAKLIAEHAFFHPIYRHIIAAGRIKFGHIFRSKFTQVMPVERFYLGGPHSVRGYELDGLPPLGVQTCVKDGKTCKQYTIQGGSSMLNINGELRFPIYKSFGAVLFQDLGILSQTGLSGFGKKWFPSSGIGLRYKTPIGPLRFDLALKWKSRLEQKEERIGWHLTLGEAF